A single region of the Actinoplanes sp. SE50/110 genome encodes:
- a CDS encoding menaquinone biosynthetic enzyme MqnA/MqnD family protein, with amino-acid sequence MSDSVRRPRVGHIQFLNCLPIYWGLMRSGALLDVDLHKDTPDRLSAALIAGDLDIGPITLVEYLKHADQLLLLPDLAVGSDGPVLSVNLVSTRPPAELDKRPVALGSTSRTGVLLAQLLLSERYGVEPTYFRCPPDLPLMLREADAAALIGDPALRALYEAPAMGLQVIDLAEAWKEWTGLPMVFAVWAVRKDFAAAHPGQVKGVHEAFQRSKELCLGELDAVAEAAARWEPFDAATLANYFRALDFSLGDRQIQGVREFARRAADRGDVPALPAEGPLFADV; translated from the coding sequence ATGAGCGACAGCGTCCGTCGGCCCCGGGTCGGGCACATCCAGTTCCTCAACTGCCTCCCGATCTACTGGGGTCTGATGCGCTCCGGCGCGCTGCTCGACGTCGACCTGCACAAGGACACGCCGGACCGGCTCAGCGCCGCCCTGATCGCCGGCGACCTCGACATCGGCCCGATCACGCTGGTCGAATACCTGAAGCACGCCGATCAGCTGCTGCTGCTGCCCGACCTCGCGGTCGGCAGCGACGGCCCGGTGCTCTCGGTCAACCTGGTCTCGACCCGGCCTCCGGCCGAGCTCGACAAACGGCCGGTCGCTCTCGGTTCCACCTCGCGGACCGGCGTCCTGCTGGCGCAATTGCTGCTTTCCGAGCGGTACGGGGTGGAGCCCACGTACTTCCGCTGCCCGCCCGACCTGCCTCTGATGTTGCGGGAAGCGGACGCCGCGGCCCTGATCGGCGACCCCGCCCTGCGCGCGCTGTACGAAGCGCCGGCCATGGGCCTGCAGGTGATCGACCTGGCCGAGGCGTGGAAGGAATGGACCGGGCTGCCGATGGTCTTCGCCGTGTGGGCGGTCCGGAAGGATTTCGCGGCCGCACACCCCGGCCAGGTCAAGGGCGTGCACGAGGCGTTCCAGCGGTCCAAGGAGCTGTGCCTCGGCGAGCTGGACGCGGTGGCCGAGGCGGCCGCGCGCTGGGAGCCGTTCGACGCGGCGACCCTGGCCAACTACTTCCGGGCCCTCGACTTCTCCCTGGGTGACCGGCAGATTCAGGGCGTCCGCGAGTTCGCCCGCCGCGCCGCCGACCGCGGCGACGTGCCGGCGCTGCCGGCCGAGGGCCCGCTTTTCGCCGACGTCTGA
- a CDS encoding aldo/keto reductase: MTEMSYRRLGESGLVVSVVGIGCNNFGRKLDADGTREVVDAAFDAGITLFDTADIYGTPHGSSEELLGAALKGRRDEVVLATKFGMDMAGLNGRDFGARGSRRYIVRAVEASLRRLETDYIDLYQLHEPDPATPIEETLSALDDLVRAGKVRYLGNSNFSGWQIADADWTARAADLTPFISAQNRYSLLHRDVEIEVVPACERFGLGLLPFFPLDSGLLSGKYRRGEKPAAGTRLAQDRYAPWLEHADWNRIDALTAFGAERGHSLLEVAIAGLAARPAVTSVIAGATTPDQVHANAAAAAWDLTAADVATLDEILTD, from the coding sequence ATGACTGAGATGAGCTACCGCCGCCTCGGCGAATCCGGCCTCGTCGTCTCCGTTGTCGGGATCGGCTGCAACAATTTCGGCCGCAAACTCGACGCGGACGGCACCCGGGAGGTCGTCGACGCGGCCTTCGACGCCGGCATCACGCTCTTCGACACGGCGGACATCTACGGCACCCCGCACGGTAGCTCGGAGGAACTGCTCGGCGCCGCCCTCAAGGGCCGCCGGGACGAAGTCGTGCTGGCCACCAAGTTCGGCATGGACATGGCGGGGCTGAACGGGCGGGACTTCGGCGCTCGCGGCTCCCGGCGCTACATCGTCCGCGCGGTCGAGGCGTCACTGCGCCGGCTGGAAACCGACTACATCGACCTCTACCAGCTGCACGAGCCCGACCCGGCCACCCCGATCGAGGAGACCCTGTCCGCTCTCGACGACCTGGTCCGCGCCGGCAAGGTGCGATACCTGGGCAATTCCAACTTCTCCGGCTGGCAGATCGCGGACGCCGACTGGACCGCCCGGGCCGCGGACCTGACCCCGTTCATCAGCGCACAGAACCGCTACAGCCTGCTGCACCGGGACGTGGAGATCGAGGTGGTCCCGGCGTGTGAGCGTTTCGGCCTGGGCCTGCTGCCGTTCTTCCCGCTCGACTCCGGCCTGCTCTCCGGCAAGTATCGGCGGGGCGAGAAGCCGGCCGCCGGCACCCGGCTCGCCCAGGACCGTTACGCGCCCTGGCTGGAGCACGCCGACTGGAACCGGATCGACGCGCTCACCGCCTTCGGCGCCGAGCGGGGCCACAGTCTGCTGGAGGTGGCGATCGCCGGCCTGGCCGCCCGCCCCGCGGTGACCAGCGTGATCGCCGGCGCGACCACCCCCGACCAGGTGCACGCGAACGCCGCGGCCGCCGCCTGGGACCTGACCGCGGCCGACGTGGCCACCCTCGACGAGATCCTCACCGACTGA
- a CDS encoding SWIM zinc finger family protein → MPFDRSGKFYEAARPIEVDGGLAVRSKRGAIGEQWWSRRFVDVLEGICDPGRLARGRAYARKGQVIDFALQPGQLVARVQGSRPTPYQVTIRISAFDDAQWAEITEALGAQALYRAALLAGEMPREIVELFTDLGFPLFPESLDIDCSCPDWGVPCKHGSAALYVLAEAFDDDPFLVLAWRGRAREPLLDALRGTADPGEAIDPLQVTETPLDDRLADFYSPGISLGRLRERPARGGAPPELLLRALDPPPIRVRHIPLIDLLRPLYRELGTPHEEED, encoded by the coding sequence GTGCCGTTCGACAGATCCGGCAAGTTCTACGAGGCGGCGCGGCCGATCGAGGTCGACGGCGGGCTCGCGGTCCGGTCGAAACGCGGCGCGATCGGCGAGCAGTGGTGGTCGCGGCGGTTCGTCGACGTGCTGGAGGGGATCTGCGATCCGGGTCGGCTCGCCCGCGGTCGGGCGTACGCACGCAAGGGGCAGGTGATCGACTTCGCGCTGCAGCCGGGACAGCTGGTCGCGCGGGTGCAGGGATCCCGGCCCACGCCCTACCAGGTGACGATCCGGATCAGCGCGTTCGACGACGCCCAGTGGGCGGAGATCACCGAGGCGCTCGGCGCGCAGGCGCTGTACCGTGCCGCGCTGCTGGCCGGCGAGATGCCGCGGGAGATCGTCGAGCTCTTCACCGACCTGGGTTTCCCGCTCTTCCCGGAGTCGTTGGACATCGACTGCTCCTGCCCCGACTGGGGCGTTCCGTGCAAGCACGGCTCGGCCGCGCTGTACGTGCTGGCCGAGGCCTTCGACGACGATCCGTTCCTGGTCCTGGCCTGGCGCGGGCGGGCCCGGGAGCCGCTGCTCGACGCACTGCGCGGCACCGCCGACCCGGGTGAGGCGATCGACCCGCTGCAGGTCACCGAAACCCCGCTGGACGACCGGCTCGCCGACTTCTACTCCCCCGGGATCAGCCTGGGCCGGCTCCGGGAGCGGCCGGCCCGCGGTGGCGCCCCGCCGGAGCTGCTGCTTCGCGCCCTCGATCCGCCGCCGATCCGGGTCCGACACATTCCGCTGATCGACCTGCTGCGCCCGCTCTACCGCGAGTTGGGCACGCCGCATGAGGAGGAGGATTAG
- a CDS encoding DEAD/DEAH box helicase: MLVVHGGWAPGSGRPGRLLLWAEEPSRTESSSASRAKVRPHPFAATATVLTTALGDLPSEPTAGIATIQLPGTARGPLPSPDTGVETTSPRGVRLAGWTVPVLAVPGEAALAVLATIAEPDPAAPWVPGPSLRYLGLLAGWACDLARHGRMLPQLVLEEGVPAARWRSVITGADLATYRDFAAGMPPVARAVTPAGQAVTPAGQQAGRTLRDALETMLDAAARSVLPEKILGGHRAGLRAPLADRWVTALTAPDPTLPGAAAAELRELRRALDDWMRAAQAANEPVRVSFRLIEPEPGEDDWELEFALQSAEDSALYLPAEAVWAGERFPGLPRRPDETLLAGLGRAVRLFPALHEALRTQQPAAMTLDTAEAYDFLRQAAPLLQAAGFGVQLPSWAGRKGVGLKLTTRSKSRAGTSRAVADSGFGLSEIVAFRLDLVIGDGVVSAAELAELARLKVPLVRVRGQWVELDDRQLKAALKAVGRRREGELTAAEILQQVVEGGEEDLPLVEVDADGTLGDLLSGQASERLDPMPTPPGFQGALRPYQERGLSWLHFLSRLGLGGILADDMGLGKTAQTLSLLLTGQADETRPAERTLLICPMSLITNWRKEAARFAPSLRVYVHHGATRQRGEDFRAAVDAADLVLTTYGTAARDLEALREVEWSRVACDEAQAIKNHGTRQSQAVRAIPARTRLALTGTPVENHLAELWSIMDFCNPGLLGPAKRFRRRFQEPIEINQSEDATAALKRATGPFVLRRLKTDKTIISDLPEKNEMKVWCSLTAEQATLYQAVVEDMMSEIEGSEGIQRRGNVLAAMMKLKQVCNHPAHLLKDGSRLPDRSGKLARLEELAEEIVEDGDKALVFTQYAEWGSLLQPYLAAHLDRPVLWLHGGLSKSRRDELVERFQTSPEPMLFLLSLKAAGTGLNLTAANHVVHFDRWWNPAVEDQATDRAFRIGQSRDVQVRKFICTGTLEEKIDAMIERKKALASAVVGTGEEWITDLSTDQLRELFALDPGVVG; encoded by the coding sequence GTGCTCGTCGTTCACGGCGGCTGGGCGCCCGGGTCCGGGCGGCCCGGTCGGTTGCTGCTCTGGGCTGAGGAGCCGTCCCGTACGGAGTCCTCCTCAGCGTCCCGTGCCAAGGTGCGGCCCCACCCGTTCGCCGCCACGGCCACCGTCCTGACCACGGCCCTGGGCGACCTGCCGTCCGAGCCCACCGCCGGGATCGCCACGATCCAGCTGCCCGGCACGGCCCGCGGTCCGCTGCCCTCGCCGGACACCGGGGTGGAGACGACCTCGCCGCGGGGTGTCCGGCTGGCCGGGTGGACCGTGCCGGTGCTCGCCGTGCCCGGTGAGGCCGCCCTGGCCGTGCTGGCCACGATCGCCGAGCCGGACCCGGCCGCGCCGTGGGTTCCCGGCCCCTCCCTGCGCTATCTCGGCCTCCTCGCCGGCTGGGCCTGCGACCTGGCCCGGCACGGCCGGATGCTCCCGCAGCTCGTCCTGGAGGAGGGCGTGCCGGCCGCCCGGTGGCGCTCCGTGATCACCGGTGCCGACCTCGCGACGTACCGTGACTTCGCCGCCGGGATGCCGCCGGTGGCCCGCGCCGTGACGCCGGCCGGTCAGGCCGTGACGCCGGCCGGCCAGCAGGCCGGGCGGACGCTGCGGGACGCGCTGGAGACGATGCTCGACGCCGCCGCGCGGTCCGTCCTGCCGGAAAAGATCCTGGGCGGCCACCGGGCCGGGCTCCGGGCTCCGCTGGCCGACCGGTGGGTGACCGCGCTCACCGCGCCCGACCCCACACTCCCCGGTGCGGCCGCGGCCGAGCTGCGTGAGCTGCGCCGGGCGCTGGACGACTGGATGCGCGCGGCCCAGGCGGCGAATGAGCCGGTCCGGGTCAGTTTCCGACTGATCGAGCCCGAGCCGGGCGAGGACGACTGGGAGCTGGAATTCGCCCTGCAGTCCGCCGAGGACTCCGCGCTCTACCTGCCCGCCGAGGCGGTCTGGGCCGGCGAGCGGTTTCCCGGGCTGCCTCGCCGGCCGGATGAGACACTGCTGGCCGGGCTGGGTCGGGCGGTCCGGTTGTTCCCGGCGCTGCACGAGGCGCTGCGCACCCAGCAGCCGGCCGCCATGACGCTCGACACCGCCGAGGCATATGACTTCCTCCGCCAGGCCGCGCCGCTGCTGCAGGCCGCCGGCTTCGGGGTGCAGCTGCCGTCCTGGGCCGGCCGCAAGGGTGTCGGCCTCAAGCTGACCACCCGGTCGAAATCCAGAGCCGGTACCTCCCGGGCGGTGGCCGACTCCGGCTTCGGGCTCAGCGAGATCGTCGCCTTCCGGCTCGACCTGGTGATCGGGGACGGCGTGGTGAGCGCCGCGGAGCTGGCCGAGCTGGCCCGGCTCAAGGTGCCCCTGGTCCGGGTCCGCGGACAGTGGGTGGAGCTGGACGACCGGCAGCTCAAGGCGGCGCTCAAGGCGGTCGGCCGGCGACGCGAGGGCGAGCTGACCGCCGCCGAGATCCTGCAGCAGGTGGTTGAGGGCGGCGAGGAGGATCTGCCGCTCGTCGAGGTCGACGCCGACGGCACGCTCGGCGACCTGCTGTCCGGCCAGGCCTCGGAGCGGCTCGACCCGATGCCGACCCCGCCGGGTTTCCAGGGCGCGCTCCGACCGTATCAGGAGCGTGGCCTCTCCTGGCTGCACTTCCTGAGCCGGCTCGGGCTGGGCGGGATCCTCGCCGACGACATGGGCCTGGGCAAGACCGCGCAGACACTGTCGCTGCTGCTCACCGGCCAGGCGGACGAGACGCGCCCGGCAGAGAGGACGTTGCTGATCTGCCCCATGTCGCTGATCACCAACTGGCGCAAGGAGGCCGCTCGGTTCGCCCCGAGCCTGCGCGTCTACGTGCACCACGGCGCCACCCGGCAGCGCGGCGAGGACTTCCGGGCCGCGGTGGACGCGGCCGACCTGGTGCTCACCACCTACGGCACCGCGGCGCGCGACCTGGAGGCGCTCCGCGAGGTCGAGTGGAGCCGGGTGGCCTGCGACGAGGCTCAGGCGATCAAAAACCACGGCACCCGCCAGTCGCAGGCGGTCCGCGCCATCCCGGCGCGCACGCGGCTCGCCCTGACCGGCACCCCGGTGGAAAACCACCTGGCCGAGCTCTGGTCCATCATGGACTTCTGCAATCCGGGGCTGCTCGGTCCGGCGAAACGGTTCCGCCGCCGGTTCCAGGAGCCGATCGAAATCAACCAGAGCGAGGACGCGACCGCCGCACTGAAACGGGCCACCGGGCCGTTCGTGCTGCGCCGCCTCAAAACCGACAAGACGATCATCTCCGACCTCCCGGAGAAGAACGAGATGAAGGTCTGGTGCTCGCTCACCGCCGAGCAGGCCACCCTCTACCAGGCCGTGGTCGAGGACATGATGTCCGAGATCGAGGGCAGCGAGGGCATCCAGCGGCGGGGCAACGTGCTGGCCGCGATGATGAAGCTCAAGCAGGTCTGCAACCATCCGGCGCACCTGCTCAAGGACGGCTCCCGGTTGCCCGACCGGTCCGGCAAGCTGGCCCGACTGGAGGAGCTGGCCGAGGAGATCGTCGAGGACGGCGACAAGGCCCTGGTCTTCACGCAGTATGCGGAGTGGGGCTCGCTGCTGCAGCCCTACCTGGCGGCGCACCTGGACCGCCCGGTGCTGTGGCTGCACGGCGGGCTCAGCAAGTCCCGCCGGGACGAGCTGGTCGAGCGGTTCCAGACGTCGCCGGAGCCGATGCTCTTCCTGCTCTCGCTCAAGGCGGCCGGCACCGGTCTCAACCTGACCGCCGCCAACCACGTCGTCCACTTCGACCGGTGGTGGAACCCGGCCGTCGAGGATCAGGCCACCGACCGGGCGTTCCGCATCGGACAGTCGCGCGACGTGCAGGTGCGCAAGTTCATCTGCACCGGCACCCTGGAGGAGAAGATCGACGCGATGATCGAGCGGAAGAAGGCGCTGGCCTCGGCGGTCGTGGGCACCGGCGAGGAGTGGATCACCGACCTGAGCACCGACCAGTTGCGCGAGCTGTTCGCCCTCGACCCCGGGGTGGTGGGCTGA
- a CDS encoding VOC family protein: MRVRSTAIALTVDDVPTSTKFLADHFGYTERMAADGFASLGRDHTGPDLIFMRRGLEVLPPTLRDVHTAGTIVAFVVDDLDAEQDRLRAEGVEPFLPIREEPWGERLLLVSDPNGVVYELVEWADPGSGR, encoded by the coding sequence ATGCGAGTCAGGTCCACCGCCATTGCGCTCACCGTCGACGATGTCCCCACCTCGACCAAGTTTCTCGCGGATCACTTCGGCTACACCGAACGGATGGCCGCCGACGGATTCGCCTCCCTCGGGCGCGACCACACCGGGCCCGACCTGATCTTCATGCGCCGCGGCCTGGAGGTGCTGCCGCCCACCCTGCGCGATGTGCACACGGCCGGCACGATCGTCGCGTTCGTGGTCGACGACCTGGACGCCGAGCAGGACAGGTTGCGCGCTGAGGGGGTGGAGCCTTTCCTGCCGATCCGGGAGGAGCCGTGGGGCGAGCGGCTGCTGTTGGTCAGCGACCCGAACGGGGTCGTTTACGAGCTGGTGGAGTGGGCCGATCCCGGGTCCGGCCGATAA
- a CDS encoding TetR/AcrR family transcriptional regulator, giving the protein MAEARRTMDLLWFPEAVERKRGRRPGLSVARVVETGIALADAEGLEGVSMRRVATELGVVPMTLYTYVPDKATLLELMLDRVYLAMPRAELPGRSWRDRAAAIAEENRALVAAHPWVAAMPASRPPLGPGLMAKYEHELRAFDGCGLDDVTVDSALTFLLGFVQAAARAAAEVRATAERAHQTDWEWWQERGPALQVVLDEHTYPTAARVGAAAGAALGAAYDPDHAYEFGLRRVLDGLAALIDGEPAGDPGR; this is encoded by the coding sequence ATGGCTGAAGCGCGCCGCACCATGGACCTGCTCTGGTTTCCGGAGGCGGTCGAGCGCAAGCGAGGCCGCCGCCCCGGGCTGAGCGTGGCCCGGGTGGTCGAGACCGGCATCGCGCTGGCCGACGCCGAGGGCCTGGAGGGCGTGTCGATGCGCCGCGTCGCCACCGAGCTGGGTGTGGTGCCGATGACGCTGTACACCTACGTCCCGGACAAGGCGACCCTGCTGGAGCTGATGCTGGACCGGGTCTATCTCGCGATGCCCCGCGCCGAGCTGCCCGGCCGGTCGTGGCGCGACCGGGCGGCCGCGATCGCCGAGGAGAACCGGGCGCTGGTCGCCGCGCATCCCTGGGTGGCCGCGATGCCGGCCAGCCGGCCGCCGCTGGGCCCCGGCCTGATGGCCAAGTACGAGCATGAGCTGCGCGCCTTCGACGGCTGTGGGCTGGACGACGTGACGGTCGACTCGGCGCTCACCTTCCTGCTGGGCTTCGTGCAGGCCGCGGCGAGGGCCGCCGCCGAGGTGCGGGCCACCGCCGAGCGCGCCCACCAGACCGACTGGGAGTGGTGGCAGGAGCGCGGGCCGGCCCTGCAGGTGGTCCTCGACGAGCACACCTACCCCACCGCGGCCCGGGTGGGCGCCGCGGCCGGCGCGGCTCTGGGCGCGGCCTACGACCCGGATCACGCGTACGAGTTCGGTCTGCGCCGGGTCCTCGACGGCCTGGCCGCGCTGATCGACGGCGAGCCCGCCGGTGACCCGGGCCGCTGA
- the mqnC gene encoding cyclic dehypoxanthinyl futalosine synthase, translating into MTANREIDSILQRGADGGRISPEEALLLYTEAPFHALGEAADTVRRRRYPDGIVTYLIDRNINYTNVCVTACKFCAFFRAPKHKEGWSHPTEEILRRCGEAVELGATQVMLQGGHHPDYGVEYYEELFSSVKQAFPQLAIHSIGPSEILHMAKVSQVSIEDAIVRIKAAGLDSIAGAGAEMLPDRPRQAIAPLKESGARWLEVMAVAHRNGLSSTATMMMGTGETNAERIEHIRMIRDVQDLAVANGYRDVPVEESHDVGGFRAFIPWTYQPENNHLKGRTQATTMEYLRFIAVSRLFFDNVAHLQASWLTTGKDIGQLSLHMGVDDLGSIMLEENVISSAGARHRSNLQELISMIRTADRIPAWRDTWYRHLAVHHTAAEDPTDDRVVSHFSSIAMPGGGAGRTPLPLVEVN; encoded by the coding sequence GTGACGGCGAATCGGGAGATCGACAGCATCCTGCAGCGCGGCGCCGACGGTGGGCGGATCAGCCCCGAGGAGGCCCTGCTGCTCTACACGGAGGCCCCGTTCCACGCGCTGGGCGAGGCGGCCGACACGGTCCGCCGCCGGCGCTACCCGGACGGCATCGTCACGTACCTGATCGATCGCAACATCAACTACACCAACGTCTGTGTCACGGCGTGCAAGTTCTGCGCGTTCTTCCGGGCGCCCAAGCACAAAGAGGGCTGGTCGCACCCGACCGAGGAGATCCTGCGCCGGTGCGGTGAGGCGGTGGAGCTCGGCGCCACCCAGGTGATGCTGCAGGGCGGCCACCACCCGGACTACGGCGTGGAGTACTACGAGGAGCTGTTCTCCTCGGTCAAGCAGGCGTTCCCGCAGCTGGCGATCCACTCGATCGGCCCGAGTGAGATCCTGCACATGGCCAAGGTCTCGCAGGTCTCGATCGAGGACGCGATCGTCCGGATCAAGGCGGCCGGGCTGGACTCGATCGCCGGCGCCGGCGCCGAGATGCTGCCCGACCGGCCGCGCCAGGCGATCGCCCCGCTGAAGGAGAGCGGAGCGCGCTGGCTCGAGGTGATGGCGGTGGCGCACCGTAACGGGCTGTCCTCCACCGCGACCATGATGATGGGCACCGGCGAGACCAACGCCGAGCGGATCGAGCACATCCGGATGATCCGCGACGTGCAGGATCTGGCCGTGGCCAACGGGTACCGGGACGTGCCGGTCGAGGAGTCGCACGACGTCGGTGGCTTCCGGGCCTTCATCCCGTGGACCTACCAGCCGGAGAACAACCATCTCAAGGGCCGCACCCAGGCCACCACGATGGAATACCTGCGGTTCATCGCGGTCTCCCGGCTGTTCTTCGACAACGTGGCGCACCTGCAGGCCTCCTGGCTGACCACCGGCAAGGACATCGGCCAGCTGTCGCTACACATGGGCGTCGACGACCTGGGCTCGATCATGCTGGAGGAGAACGTGATCTCCTCGGCCGGCGCCCGGCATCGGTCGAACCTGCAGGAGCTGATCTCGATGATCCGCACCGCCGACCGCATTCCGGCCTGGCGCGACACGTGGTATCGGCACCTCGCGGTCCACCACACGGCGGCCGAGGATCCGACCGACGACCGGGTGGTGTCGCACTTCTCGTCGATCGCGATGCCGGGCGGGGGCGCCGGGCGCACCCCGTTGCCGCTTGTCGAGGTCAACTAG
- a CDS encoding demethylmenaquinone methyltransferase, with product MFDGVAKRYDLTNTVLSFGQDRGWRRATRAALGLRPGERVLDVGAGTGISTDELGRSGAFAVGADLSVGMLQAGRAVRPVVPLLAGDALKLPFADATFDAVTISFALRNVVDTGAALREFGRVTRPGGRLVVCEFSTPTNPAFRTVYMQYLMRSLPVVARGVSSNPDAYVYLAESIRAWPDQAGLATRIAEAGPWDRVGWRNLTGGVVALHRAIRR from the coding sequence ATGTTCGACGGCGTGGCCAAACGGTATGACCTCACCAACACCGTGCTCTCCTTCGGGCAGGACCGGGGCTGGCGCCGGGCCACCCGGGCGGCCCTCGGGCTGCGGCCGGGTGAGCGGGTGCTGGACGTGGGCGCCGGCACCGGGATCTCCACCGACGAGCTGGGGCGGTCCGGGGCGTTCGCGGTGGGTGCCGACCTGTCGGTGGGGATGCTGCAGGCCGGGCGGGCGGTGCGGCCGGTGGTGCCGCTGCTGGCCGGGGATGCGCTGAAGCTGCCGTTCGCCGATGCCACCTTCGACGCGGTGACGATCTCCTTCGCGTTACGCAACGTGGTGGACACCGGTGCTGCGTTGCGTGAGTTCGGCCGGGTGACGCGGCCGGGCGGGCGGCTGGTGGTGTGCGAGTTCAGCACCCCGACGAATCCGGCATTCCGGACGGTTTACATGCAGTATCTGATGCGGTCGCTGCCGGTCGTCGCGCGCGGGGTGTCCAGCAACCCCGACGCCTATGTCTATCTGGCCGAGTCGATCCGGGCCTGGCCCGACCAGGCGGGGTTGGCGACGCGGATCGCCGAGGCGGGACCGTGGGATCGCGTGGGCTGGCGGAATCTCACCGGCGGGGTCGTGGCGCTGCACCGGGCGATTCGGCGCTGA
- a CDS encoding geranylgeranyl reductase family protein, translating into MNEPLPVAGEADVIVVGAGPGGSAAAYHLARHGHRVLLLEKTEFPREKVCGDGLTPRAVRQLVRMGIDTSEKAGWLQNRGLRVIGGGVRLELDWPELASFPSYGLVRTRLDFDDMLAERAVEAGALLRTNVNVGGPVLNDEGYVIGVQAKVGPEKEPVQFRAPLVIAADGVSGKFPLAMGLAKRDDRPLGVAVRRYYRSAVKADDNYLESWLELRSAQDPSRLLPGYGWIFGLGDGRVNAGLGILNSSSAFGRTNYKNMLTDWLGSTPQEWGLRGEENAEGPTLGAALPMGFNRVPHYTRGVLLVGDSGGMVNPMNGEGIAYAMESGELAAEVAAQALARPAGPERERALRAYPTELSLRFGGYYRLGGVFVKLIGNPQVMRLATKHGMPHPTLMRFVLKLLANLTDPRGGDAMDRIINGLTKVAPAV; encoded by the coding sequence GTGAACGAACCCCTGCCCGTCGCCGGCGAAGCCGACGTGATCGTGGTCGGTGCGGGTCCCGGTGGCAGCGCGGCGGCTTACCACCTGGCCCGGCACGGGCACCGGGTGCTGCTGCTGGAGAAGACCGAGTTCCCGCGCGAGAAGGTGTGTGGCGACGGGCTGACCCCGCGCGCCGTCCGCCAGCTGGTCCGGATGGGCATCGACACCTCGGAGAAGGCGGGCTGGCTGCAGAATCGCGGCCTGCGGGTGATCGGCGGCGGGGTCCGGCTGGAGCTGGACTGGCCCGAGCTGGCCAGTTTCCCCAGTTACGGCCTGGTCCGCACCCGTCTGGACTTCGACGACATGCTGGCCGAGCGCGCGGTGGAAGCCGGCGCGCTGCTGCGCACGAACGTGAACGTCGGTGGTCCGGTCCTCAATGACGAAGGTTACGTGATCGGCGTCCAGGCCAAGGTCGGTCCGGAGAAAGAGCCGGTGCAGTTCCGCGCTCCCCTGGTGATCGCCGCGGACGGCGTCTCCGGCAAGTTTCCGCTGGCCATGGGCCTGGCCAAGCGCGACGACCGCCCGCTGGGGGTGGCTGTCCGGCGCTACTACCGCTCCGCGGTCAAGGCCGACGACAACTACCTGGAGTCCTGGCTGGAGCTGCGCAGCGCGCAGGATCCGAGCCGGCTGCTCCCCGGTTACGGCTGGATCTTCGGCCTGGGTGACGGCCGGGTCAACGCCGGCCTGGGCATCCTCAACTCGTCGAGCGCCTTCGGCAGGACCAACTACAAGAACATGCTCACCGACTGGCTCGGCTCCACTCCCCAGGAGTGGGGGCTGCGCGGCGAGGAGAACGCAGAGGGCCCGACGCTGGGCGCCGCGCTCCCGATGGGCTTCAACCGGGTGCCGCATTACACCCGCGGGGTACTGCTCGTCGGCGATTCGGGTGGCATGGTCAACCCGATGAACGGCGAGGGCATCGCGTACGCGATGGAGTCCGGCGAGCTGGCCGCCGAGGTGGCCGCGCAGGCGTTGGCCCGTCCGGCCGGTCCGGAGCGCGAGCGCGCCCTGCGCGCCTACCCGACCGAGTTGAGCCTGCGCTTCGGCGGTTACTACCGGCTCGGCGGTGTGTTCGTGAAGCTCATCGGGAATCCGCAGGTCATGCGGCTGGCCACGAAGCACGGCATGCCGCACCCGACGTTGATGAGGTTCGTTCTCAAGCTCCTGGCGAATCTGACCGATCCGCGCGGTGGCGACGCCATGGACCGCATCATCAACGGCTTGACGAAGGTGGCGCCCGCCGTCTGA
- a CDS encoding NADH-quinone oxidoreductase subunit A, with amino-acid sequence MTINPYVPIVGLLILGALFALFSVSVAPIVGPKRYNRAKMDAYECGIEPAPQPVGGGRFPVKFYLTAMLFIVFDIETIFLYPWAVSFEALGLFGFVEMVLFIVTVFIAYTYVWRRGGLNWD; translated from the coding sequence ATGACGATCAACCCATACGTCCCGATCGTCGGGTTGCTGATCCTCGGCGCGCTCTTCGCGTTGTTCTCGGTGTCTGTGGCACCGATCGTCGGGCCGAAGCGCTACAACCGGGCAAAAATGGACGCCTACGAGTGCGGCATCGAGCCGGCCCCACAACCGGTCGGCGGCGGCCGATTCCCGGTGAAGTTCTATCTGACGGCGATGCTCTTCATCGTCTTCGACATCGAGACCATCTTCCTGTACCCGTGGGCCGTCTCGTTCGAGGCGCTGGGCCTGTTCGGATTCGTGGAAATGGTCCTGTTCATCGTCACCGTGTTCATCGCCTACACGTACGTGTGGCGACGCGGCGGCCTCAACTGGGACTGA